The segment aaagactggagtaacgttAATGGCTTGGTGTTTTTCGTTCGTCCGTGAGATCCTTGTTCTGTTAGGAATTAAATTTAAGTTACGaagtttttacaggtaaaaatgTGAGGACAGCAAGTTTAAGTAACACTAATTTTAACAAGTTACTTTACTTATTGTTAATGTattaacatgaacgaacaatgcgTTTATTACACTATTAATGTTCGTTAAAAATGGTCCTTTAATGTTCACTATGCACTAACTATTGTTAAtaaacaactatatatatatatatatatatattattattattattatttttttaaatagtgcaCTCTTAAATTCTAAAGACAAACTAACTGATATTAAGTGCTGTAGAAGTGTTGCTTATTCttaggtcatgttaactaatgaacctttaTTGTAAGGTGTTATCAATTTCTCTTCAACCATTAATGTTACATTGTTACCAAAGTCAGATTTTGACTGTGGATTTTCTTCTCTGTGTAGTCTCACCGTAAATTTTCGGCCCCACGCCACGGCTCTCTGGGCTTCCTGCCCCGCAAGAGGTGCAAGCGTCATCGTGGCAAGGTGAAGAGTTTCCCTAAAGATGATTCCAGCAAGCCTGTTCACCTGACTGCTTTCCTTGGCTACAAGGCTGGCATGACCCACATCGTCCGTGAGGTCGACAGACCTGGCTCAAGTAAGTTCAACTTAAAGCCTTTAGATTCTGTTGCATGTTGAAATCTACTTGGGTTTTAGTGTCTGCCAGTGATGATATTCTCGACGGGCGGACATATTTGGGCCATAAGCCCTTGCTGAATGTCGAGTTCTGAGCGCAGTTCCAAATAAATCAATCCTGATTCTAAATCTGCATTCTGGTGTTTACTTAATTTAAGCTTCTTGCTTCTAACAGAGGTCAACAAAAAGGAGGTGGTTGAGGCAGTGACCGTTGTGGAGACTCCTCCCATGATTGTAGTGGGTGTTGTTGGATACGTCATGACCCCTCGTGGCCTGCGCTCTTTCAAGACCATCTTCGCTGAGCACATTAGTGACGAGTGCAAGCGTCGCTTCTACAAAAACTGGTGAGGATTGGTTTTGATAGCTTCTGGTTCTAGTTACGTGTTTAATCTGGAGCTTAAAGTTGCTGGCCAGATTGAACACAATCGTGTTTTTCTGAGCCAGTCTAATATATTGGTACGGTGCAGCTCCGCTCAGGTGCCCAGTGCCCTGATGAGCTCCAGGCTCCTCTGGCCGGTGAAAAGGGCTCCTTAGAAGCCGTGCCATGAGCCGAAATGACCTAGTGCTGTCGACGCCTCCCCTTCACCATGAGGACTGGCAAACAGCCGTGCCCAGTCTCCTTCCACTGGCCCTCTGGGCTATGAAGGAACTGTGTGCCAACCTTTCTCTGTGCCACGTTCAGGTACAAGTCCAAGAAGAAGGCCTTTACCAAGTACTGCAAGAGGTGGCAAGATGAAGAGGGCAAGAAGCAGCTGGAGAAAGACTTTGCCTCCATGAAGAAGTACTGCCAGGTCGTTCGCATCATTGCCCACACACAGGTGAGCCTAAAAGAATTTGTGCTGTATCCATGTTCATATTAAAGTTTATGCGTTAAAATGTGGTAcgacaccagtttgcaatatcaagccatTTCAAAATGCGCTGTTTTGGAAgtcacattaaatttacaaatggctttGCATGTGCTTACgggggaaaaataaggtggataaatctTAATTGAATGACTTATTTCTAATACATACAAATGACATTTTTACTAACCGTCCTCTTTCTGTAGATGCGTCTGCTGCCCCTCAGACAGAAGAAGTCTCACTTGATGGAGATCCAGCTGAATGGAGGCTCCATCGCTGATAAGATTGACTGGGCCCGGGAGAAGCTTGAACAGCCCGTTCCCATCGCTAACGTCTTTGGTCAGGATGAGATGATTGACGTTATCGGTGTTACCAAAGGTCACGGATACAAGGGTAGGTGGTTTGCTTTTGTTCTGTCTGCTCCTATAACCTTCAAGCATTGTGCATGTAATGATGAAAAACGTGGATTAATCGCGTCAGGCATGGCGCCCGAAACGCATGAGGAAACTTCCATGCTGCCTTCCTTCTGACAGCACACTTAGCCTTTGTTTTAAGCAAATGAGCTTCTAAAAGCACCGTCTAATCCAAGAACTGTTTCTGTAGGTGTGACGAGCCGCTGGCACACAAAGAAGCTGCCCCGTAAGACCCATCGTGGTCTGCGTAAGGTGGCCTGTATTGGAGCCTGGCATCCTGCCCGTGTGGCTTTCTCTGTGGCTCGTGCCGGTCAGAAGGGCTACCACCACCGCACTGAGGTCAACAAGAAGGTGAGGCGTCCAGGTTTAACCATGTAAGATTGATTTTTACACATTCCTTTCATCTTGAGTCTTGTTTCTcatgatgttttgttttttagatctACAAGATTGGTGTGGGCTATCACACCAAGGATGGTAAAGTGATCAAGGGCAACGCCTCTACTGAATACGATCTGTCCAACAAGAGCATCAACCCCCTGGTGAGTGTGCAAATGTTTACCTTGTGTGGTTTTCAGTTACTTGGTGTACAGTCTCAAGTTTTTAAACTAACATGTTCTGCATTAGGGTGGCTTTGTGCACTATGGTGAGGTGACCAATGACTTCATCATGCTGAAGGGCTGTGTGGTTGGAACCAAGAAGAGGGTTTTGACCCTGCGCAAGTCTCTTCTGGTCCAGACCAGCCGTCGTGCTCTGGAGAAGATCGACCTCAAATTCATCGACACCACCTCCAAGTTCGGTCACGGACGTTTCCAGACAATCGAGGAAAAGAAGAGTTTCATGGTGAGTGCATTACGACTTGAAGAGCCAGTGGTTACTCTGTACTTTTATCCCTTCTGTGACCTGAGAACCCGCAATCAGACTGGGCCCAAAAATGTCAGGCAGATGCTGCTCTTTAAGTTTACAAGTGCCACACCTAGCTGCCGCCTCGCCTATGATCCTCTGCAGATCAGTGCACTGTTCGTAACCTGTTTCAGTCTGTCAGTCTGATAATTTGGTTCCATTCCAGTGCAAGATTAAAAAGCTCAGTGAGGCAGGGGAGTGGTGCCTTTCTTGTGCTTTCTCCCTGTTCACTCTCTGATGACATGATGCCACTAATGGATGTCTTTATGTATTGAAGTTTATTTTGAGCTAAATCAGGTGGTAACAAATCTTGTCATCTTTCAACAGGGACCCCTCAAGAAAGACCGCCTTGCCAAGGAGGAGATGTCATAAGTGCTCTCTGCCCCTGCTCTGTCTGGTGTTGTCATGCAGTACTGCAGAGTTGTTTAATAAAAATCCACAAAATGAGCTTGATGTAACGCGTTTTAATTTTGCTACACTTCCAAATGGCTGGTCCATTTGGTTTattgcagtggttctcaacctttgtAATGTGTCCATCCCTGGTGTGGGACTTTTTATATGTAAATAATTAGTTTATCCCTTCCAGTTGTTTGGACTTTTGCTGGGTCATTTCTATTTCAGTCAAATATTTTTAACTTTAAGTGTATCCAACATGAACAAGCTCTGTGGGGTTGCTTGTATTAAGTTTAACTTTAACGGTTACCCTCAGAGGGATGACTAAGTTTGCTGCACTATATTACAAATCCTAATCCAGTGAACCAAAGGTAAAGTGGTTTTGATTTAGGGCAACTTTGATGGCTTTTGATCTGCTTCAAATGTTCTATATATTGACAAAGCCTCCTAAATGGGTGTTATCACTAATTTAAGTATGCAGGAACAGTAACTTGTGGCAATAGTGCACCTCAAATCTACAATGCAAGTTCTGAACTTTGTCAAGGTGTTGTACAAccttagttcaccaaaaaatggaaATTGTCTTTCACTTTTGTGCTGGTTTTTCAAAGCAAAATGTTTGGATCACCCAGATCTAGATGCACACTTTATCAAGGGACATTGTGATGGAAAAAAAGAGATGGGGACAGTGGCAATGTTTTGtattttgcattgcatttacacACAACTACTTCAGACTAGTACATCTCTGATGATTGTGCCAATCAGtgatttaaaaatactttaagctaaatatatttttgttagaTATTGACCGCTTTTGTGGAGTTAtgttaaaatgttgtattttttttttgggccagttttattactttttttgttcCTGAAATCCACCCATCTGCTGGAATTTAATCAATTACCCTAATCTTACTAAAACCTTTTGAACAAACAGGATTTAATCCAGATCAAAACCAAGATTGGATTTTGTGATCTAATCTGAATTCAGAAtccttattttcttttaaatgacCAATTTTCAGTATTTGGCCAAATGTGATGGCTAAAATCTGATCAGATTACTTTTGAACAATTGGCCCCTGGTGTCACATGGACCGTTTTAACAGTGTTCTATATTTTTGTGCCTTGACCAtgataggacccttgctgtctatgcagggtcagaaagctctcgaatttcatcaaaatattttaatttgtattgcgcagatgaacgaaggtctcaggtttggaacgacatgagggtgagtaattaatgacagaaatttcactTTTTAgcaaactatctctttaagttgtCAGCATCAACTGTTCACACAGAATCTAAATGTTATGCTGTGTCCATTAAAACTGTAACCAAATCATAAGATTAAAAGTCGCCCTAATCTTGGATGTATAGACTCGACCGAAATGGCCTTTGCCAAGAAATGTAGTCTAACTTTATTTTCTGTGTATGACCTCTATGAAAGGTTGCTCCAGGAAAGCAATGCTGCAGAGCAGGAAGCGGATCAATGGCAGCCTTGTGGATCCCCCTGACTCAGCGAAAATCCTGGCCTTCAGGTGCTTGGTCGATAATGAATGCTGTATATACCTTAATTAGTATTGTGCGTTCACAAGGCTCCTCTAGAGGACAAAAGTTGATTCAGAACACGGTTGGGAAAGTCCACACTAATCTTGATCAAAACACTTGTACTGTGTGCTGTTTGTACTGTTTATTCCACAATTCTCCATATCGGACAAGCATTCATCTCAAAATGTGTGTATAGAAAAGCTTTAATTAGCTCAGTCTGACGGCAGCTTCATTGTAATGAGGGATGATG is part of the Garra rufa chromosome 1, GarRuf1.0, whole genome shotgun sequence genome and harbors:
- the rpl3 gene encoding large ribosomal subunit protein uL3, encoding MSHRKFSAPRHGSLGFLPRKRCKRHRGKVKSFPKDDSSKPVHLTAFLGYKAGMTHIVREVDRPGSKVNKKEVVEAVTVVETPPMIVVGVVGYVMTPRGLRSFKTIFAEHISDECKRRFYKNWYKSKKKAFTKYCKRWQDEEGKKQLEKDFASMKKYCQVVRIIAHTQMRLLPLRQKKSHLMEIQLNGGSIADKIDWAREKLEQPVPIANVFGQDEMIDVIGVTKGHGYKGVTSRWHTKKLPRKTHRGLRKVACIGAWHPARVAFSVARAGQKGYHHRTEVNKKIYKIGVGYHTKDGKVIKGNASTEYDLSNKSINPLGGFVHYGEVTNDFIMLKGCVVGTKKRVLTLRKSLLVQTSRRALEKIDLKFIDTTSKFGHGRFQTIEEKKSFMGPLKKDRLAKEEMS